The Methanosarcina acetivorans C2A genome includes the window CTTTTGCGGGGCAGCAGGAGACTTACCTCAATATTCGGGGATATCCAGGACTTCGGGACGCCTGTATACGCTGTTTTGCTTCTCTTTTTACGGATAGGGCCATTTCCTACCGCGTAACCAACAATTTCGACCACTTTAAGGTAGCCCTTTCCATAGGAATCATGAAGATGGTCAGATCGGATCTGGCTTCAAGCGGTGTGATTTTTACTCTTGACACGGAAACGGGTTTCAGGGATGTTGTTTTCATTACCGGAGCATACGGGCTCGGCGAGAATGTCGTTCAGGGCCAGGTAAACCCTGATGAGTTCTATGTCTTCAAGCCCACTTTCAGGGAAGGGCATAAGCCGATTATCCAGAAGAAGCTGGGGAGCAAAGAAATCAAGATGATCTACGGCAGGGGAGACTCAAAAGTCCTCACAAGGAATGTGGAGGTCCCTGAGGCTGAAAGGCTGCGCTTCTGTATCAATGACGAAGAAGTGCTCAAACTTGCCGGGTATGCGATCGATATTGAGGAACATTATTCTAACAAGTACGGGGAATCCAGGCCCATGGATATCGAGTGGGCAAAGGACGGTATAACAGGCGAACTCTTCATAGTGCAGGCAAGGCCCGAAACCGTCCAGTCCCAGAGAGCAAAGGATGTGCTGGAAACTTATGTCCTTGAAAAGAAGTCCGAAGTCCTTGCAAAAGGCAGGAGCGTGGGAGATAAGATCGCATCCGGAAAAGCCCACGTGATCCCCGATGTTTCCGACCTGCCTTCTTTCAGGCCCGGGGAAATCCTGATCGCGGATACGACCACTCCTGACTGGGAACCGGTTATGAAAACCGCAGCTGCGATTGTCACCAACAAGGGAGGCAGGACCTGTCATGCGGCGATTGTCAGCAGGGAACTCGGAATCCCTGCGGTTGTCGGGGCTGGAAATGCTACCGAAGTCCTTGAGACAGGCAGGGAAATTACCGTGAGCTGTGCCGAAGGCGAAGACGGGTTTGTATATGCAGGGCTCCTCCCCTTCCATAAAGATACCATGAGCCTGAAAGACCTGAAACGCCCAGGGACCGAGATTATGATGAACCTTGGAAACCCTGAAAGTGCTTTTGCGTATTCCATGATTCCTAACGACGGGATCGGGCTTGCAAGGCTCGAGTTTATTATCACAAGCTACATCAAAGTCCATCCCATGGCTCTTGTGCACCCTGAAAAAGTCAAGGCTCAGGGGGAAATCCAAGAGATCGAAGGGCTAACGCGGGGCTATGAGAAAAAGGAAGATTATTTTGTCGATCAGCTTGCCAGAGGCGTCGGAATGATTACTGCGGCTTTTTACCCAAAGCCGGTTGTGGTCAGGATGAGCGATTTCAAGACCAATGAGTACGCAAGCCTTGTAGGGGGCAGCTACTTTGAAATGGACGAAAACAACCCCATGATAGGATTCAGGGGAGCTTCCCGTTACTTTGATGAACGGTACAGGGAAGGTTTTGCCCTTGAGTGCAGAGCTATGAAAAAAGTCAGGGACGAAATGGGGCTTACAAATCTTATTCTTATGATTCCCTTCTGCCGGACCGTTGAGGAAGCGGAGAAAGTCATCGCCGAGATGGAGAAAAACGATCTCAGGCGCGGAGAAAACGGGCTTCAGGTCTATGTTATGTGCGAAATCCCCAATAACGTCCTGCTTGTCGACGAATTCAGTGAATTCTTTGACGGTTTTTCCATTGGCTCAAATGACCTGACCCAGCTGACCCTGGGGGTTGACCGCGACTCTGAACTCCTTGCCGCGGAATTCGATGAGCGGGATCCGGGGGTCATGAAAATCATGTCAATGGCAGTGCAGGGGGCAAAGCGAAATAAAAGGCACAGCGGGATATGCGGGCAGGCTCCGAGTGATTTCCCGGAGATTGCAGAATTCCTGGTAAAAGAGGGGATCAATTCGATTTCCCTTAATCCGGACTCTGTTATGAAAATCACCCTTAAGGTTCTCGAAACTGAAAAGGAGCTCTGAAGGCGCTGAAAAAGACCCGAAAAAAGACCCTGGAACCTGTTGACTTACTTTTTATAAGAGGTCAAATTTCCAGCCGGTAAATGTCAGCGGCCTTTTATCAACAACTGCTGATAAGGGGCTGTCGACCGGGGACTATTGATAGAAGCCGTATACATTTGCAGGGTATATCCATACCGGCATCAAAACTATGAATTTACTGGAAAAATCTATATATGTGATGTAGTAAATACCTATATTGAGTGTGAAAATAAAAAGGAAGCAATTAATTATGCAGAAAATAACCAAAACAACAATTGCTGGGGAGAAAAAAGAGCCGGAACATATGCTTTTTTTAAAAAGATGTCCGGAGTGTCATTCCGAACTTGAAAACGATCTTTTCAGAGGATTTCAGTACTGTAACGTGTGTGGGTACTGGACAAGAAAAGAAACTGCAAGGCTTGAACCGATAATGATTATGGAGTGAGTTCAGATATGTTTGATTTTCCTTCAAAATGTGTCAGGTGCGGCACACCTCTTAAAAAACAGATAATTGGCTCGAACAATTTTTACTACTGCAGAAAATGCGGGTGTACGTCCTCAGTTACATCTGTAAGCGCATCAATTCAAACTGCAGTCCAGGAAACAGCTAACATTTAAGGCGCTGTTAAGAAAATCATTGATTTTCAAAGCCTTTAAAGGGCTGAACTGATCTTGATATCCTTTAACGGGATATCTTGAGTTTTTCTTTTCATTCTACTTTTTGTTCTGCTTTTCATTCTACTTTTTGTTCTGCTTTTCATTCTACTTTTTGTTCTGCTTTTCATTCTGTAACCTTTTACTTCCTTTTTTCCCTGTTTTTGGGAGAAAAATGAAATTTTAAGTAATTTGAAAAGAAAAAGGTATATGAGTCTTAAAATTCAATACGCAACATCAACTTTAATAGTACAATCCTGAAGTAACTTTAACACCAGAAAACCTCTCTGTTTGATCCGCATGGTCGAAAAAGAAATAGATTCCTTATGCAATCAGTATGGTCTGAAGCCTACAAGCCTCTCTGACCTTATGCTGAAGGTCAATTTTCCTGACCCTGACCTTGAGTACGGCTTTGCCGAAGAAGAAAACTCTCTTTATCTCTCCCTTTATGAAGAGCTGAATGCCGCCAGTTCTCTTTCCGGGGTGGGTGGCAATTTTCAGGCTTACATCCAGCTTACTCTTGACCCCGAGAAAGCAAGTTCGGAATACCTTGCGGACTTTTTCAACAATCCCCTTGGCCTGAAGATCCGGAAGGCCTGGGAAGCGAGGGGCTTTATCTCGAGACCTGAAATCCGGGAATCCGAAGAACCGGCTGCGGTTATCTCCAAGGGTTCTGCCCTGCATGACACTTCCGGAGATGCTTCTTTTTCAGGAGAATCTGGATTTTCAGGGATTATTTCTTCCCTGGCAGCAAATGAAAGCGAATTTTCAGGTGAAACTCCGGATGAGAATATATGTGCGGAAACCGGAGAAAGCACTTCTGTCCTTTCAGACGCGGCTGTTTCTCTTCCGCCCGGAATTTCATCGTTACCTAATGTGGATCTCTATTCTCTTACGCACAGCAAACTCTATCTCCCCGACCTGCAGGTCCAGCTTGAGATCCTTAAAATCAAAGATATCACAAGAGAGCTTATTTCCCAGCTAAATTTGTTCGAGTGCAGGCTTTCAACCTATCCCAAGAGTATAACCCATATCCGTAGGAATCTCGAACTTATCCGGGAAGCGGTGAAGCTTGCAAATGATTCGGACTACATTCTGGAACTGATCAGGAGGGGGGAGAGCAAGAAACTCGAGTTCAAGTCCACGCTGCGGATGAACCTTATTACCGGAAAGCCTGACTGGAATATCGAACATGCGGTGCTGAAGACAATAGTTGCTTACCTGAACACTGAAGGCGGTGTTCTTCTTATTGGCGTCTCCAATAATGGGGAGATCCTTGGAATCAAAAACGATGGTTTTCCTAATGAGGATAAGTTCCTCCTGCATTTCAAGCAGCTCATAAAACAGCACATAGGCCTTAACTACGCTCCCATGATAGAGTATGCCCTTGTGCCCGTAAGTGGCAAAAAAATCCTGGAAATAGAATGCAGAAGAAGTGATGAAGTTGTTTTCCTTAAACCGGATAAAAATGACGAAGAGTTCTATATCCGCATAGGTCCCTCAAGTGAAAGGCTCACAGGCAGTAAACTGATCGAATACGTGAACCGGCACTATAATGGAAAAACAGAATGATCAGCCCTTTTTCGGGATCTGAAGGTTTAAGAGTTCTGGGCCCTCAAACCTGGAGGTTTCAAGTTCCCAGTCCGAATATATTTATTATTCCCGTGGAAGTCAGATCCACTGCCAGAGCTGCAAGCAAAAGTCCCATGAGCCTTGTGAAGACGAGCATTCCGTTATAGCCTATGAACTTGTGGAGTCTCCTTGAAAAGTGGAAGACGATAAGGCAGATGAGGAATGTAGCTATTATCGATACGAGCACAACTCCTTTTTGTTGAACGCCATCTGCCATCCCCATGAGGACAATAACCGTGCTGATCGTACCCGGGCCTGTCAGGAGCGGAAGCCCGATCGGAAAGACCCAGATATCTTCCCTTTCCTGGGACTGGGTAATTTCTTCTTCGGTAATGCTCTCCCTTGAGACCTTTGCCTGCATCATGTCAAATGCTATAGTGAAAAGCAGAATTCCTCCGGCAACCCGAAGCGAATCAACACTGATGCTGAATAAGTTCAGGATCATACTTCCGGTAATTGCAAAAAAGAGGGCAATTGAACATGCAAGAATCACTGCTTTTTTTGCGATCTCGTTTTTTTCCTTGCGGGTCATCTTACTTGTCAGGGAGATAAAAGTTACAACTCCGCCGACAGGGCTTACAACCACAAAAATGGATGAGAATACATAAATGAAAAAACCGAGGTTTTCACTTACCATTTTTTTTCTCCTGCCCCTTTTTCAATCACCAGTTTGTTTATATATTTTTGGCATACTTATAATAATTATCTTTTGAATTTTATCAGATTTTTTGTATTTGTTTTTCTTAAAATTGAGTTATAAAGGTTAAAACAATATAATCTGTATACTCTTGATATAAAGTTTCCCGGAGGATCGGCTTGCACGATACTTTGATGAAGAATTAAGGAGATTATTCTTCAGGAGACAGCTCTATATTAGGGGATAACTCATATAGGATAGCTCGTTGATGCCGCATGTAAGCCCTGAATAATAAATAACGGTTTACAAGCTATATAATCAAAGGTAGTGGTTCGGATGACCGGGGAAAAAATTGATAAAAAAATCTTTGAAGAGCTTAATTTCATAAAGAAACAGCTTGCAGAAATTAAGGAGCATATGGTGGATATAGATATCCTGCTCACCGCAGAAGAAAAAGAGCTTGTTTTCAGAAGCTTTGAAAACGAGGCTAAAGGAATACTTGTGCCTTTGAAAAGGCTTGAAGAAATGAGGCTTTGAAATGTTCGAAGTTTTTTTAGATATTCCTGCACAGGATTTCATGAGAGGCACGGACAAGGGCACTCATTCCCGGGTCAGTGAAATCCTTGCAGAGCTTGCTTTTGATCCCGTGCCCCAGGGTGCAAAAAGAATAATCGAAAGCCAGGATAAAATTTTCCGGTTTCGCTCCAGGCATTTAAGACTGCTTTATAGAGTGGATTATGAAAAATTAACCCTCATAGTAATTAAAATAGAGCCAATAAGCCGTATGTACCGTTGAATCAAAATCCGGGATTTTACTGGCAATTTCTTCTTTGATCTGCTCTTTATCAATCTGCTCTTTATCAATCTGCTCTTTATTCTCAATTTATCTGCCTTTATATGCTCCTCTTCTGTTTATCTGTTTTTATATCTCTGGCTCTGTTTGTCTGTCTTTATATACTCTGTCTCTGTTTATCTGCCTTTAGATATTTTCCAGTCTTTCCGGTTTTCTTCTTTAATACCCCTGACTGATAAGCCTAATTTTGATAAGAACGATTTTTGTATAATTAGAATTATAATTATAGTTTACTTATAGTTATGATGCTAAGTTGAAATTACAGGTTGATTTGTGAATTATAATTTAAGTAAATCATACTTATCGGGGAAATTTCAGTTATAATTCAATTTATGGGGGGTCTGTACTGAACGACAAATCGGAAATCGAGATTACATCTTCCGGGACATCTCTGGGTTTGAAAGAAAATATTGAGGGAATTTTATGTTATTTTCTGACCTGGGTAACAGGCTTGATTTTCTTTGTGCTTGAGACTAAAAACAGGTTTGTCAGGTTTCATGCAATGCAATCTTTTTTGACTTTTCTGGTTCTTTCAATAGTTCTAAGTCCCTTGCAAGCTTTTTTCGACCCTGAACCCAATAGATTTTTCGATTATTTTCTGGTCAACCTCAACCCTGAATTGCTTCCTTACCTTATCATATACACTCCCAGCATAATTTCTGAGTATTTACTTGCCGGAATGCTGGTTTTTAGCCTTATCCCATTTTTCCTGTGGCTTTTCCTTATGTATAAAGCATACAGAGGAGAAAGATACAGGTTGCCTGTAGTCGGGCCTTTTGCAGAAAAAGTAATCGAAAACATATACAAATCCTGAAGGGCTGATCTCCGGAAAAAGGAATCAGTTTCGGCTGTCTAACAGAATAAATATTTATATAATTAAATACTACTTTTTAATATTTAATGGAGTGATCCTGAATGGTGCGTATAGTATCTTTAAATAACAAATCGATGGCAAAAGTCCTCGGGCTTATGTATCTGATTCTTGCTATTATCTTTTCGCCGTTCATTCTTCTTATGGCGAGTGCAGAGGGACCTATCGGCCTTACCGAAAGTATACTTATAATGATAGTTTTTGTTCTCTTTTATGGACTTGCGGGAGGAATCTTTGGGTTCCTTGTTGGCGTAATTTATAATTTTGTTGCAAAGAAAGTAGGCGGCATCGAAATGGAACTCGAAACTAGCTGAACCCGCTTCCAGAATGATATAAAAAGCTTTATTCTTCAATTATTTTTTTCTTGTTCCCTATTTTTTCCTCAATATCCGAAAAAAGCCGAAAGTTTTGTCTGCTCAATTTTCCGGACCTCATCCTGTTGAAGTTCTTCTTGTTGAGCAGCTTCTTGTTGAGAAAATTTTTGTGGAGAACATTTTTGTTGAAGTCCTTCTTTCAATGGTTCTTGTAGTTCGTCCTGTGCTTGCTTGGATTTTACTTTTAAGCAGCTTCCTGAAAAATCCTCTATATAATCCTCTATATAAGTGCCTTCTTTTTCCTGAGCAAGCGAATCCCTGTAATGCTGTATCGTCTTTTCCTGCCAGTTTCCGGGAAGAAGCAGAAACTTCATACCTCTTTTCTGCTCGTTCCATTCCCAGACTCCGGAATGATAATAAATAGCCGCTAACTGGCTTGCAAGCTGGGCATACGGGACCTCTCGCCTTAGCCTGTACAGGAATTTACCTACACCTTCTTTTTCGGTTCCCAGATACAGCTTTGCTGCATTGTTTGCCAGGGCTTTCCATTCCCTGTCCTGCATGAAATTCTGGAGTTTATCCAGATGGTTGCAACTAACTTTGTCGATCCTGGGGAATCGACCATTCCTGAACTTCCTTTTTATGAAAATATTCCCCCGGCTATCTATCCGCCACGAAAAAACTTTTTCTCTTGTTCCAAGGGTGTGGGATTCGGACCAGGAGGCAGCCATGAGGGTAAATCGGATTTTGAAATATAAAAAATTGTTTGTTGTCCGTGCAACTGTGCCTTTGCCTTAACGAAAAAACGAAGCCAGTTTTCTCTTTTTAGGAGGAAGGTTATAAAAAAGAATTTCTACGGTTTAAAAGTATTGTATATTGAAAGGGTTAAGAGTATTAATACTTGAAAAGGTTTGAAAGTATTATATATTAATTAAAATATATAATACTGACCATCCGTTGCGGATGACCAATTTTCAAATAAAAAAGAAATTATGCTGCTGCAGGTGCAGGTGCAGCTGCGGGAATTGTTTCGACTTCGGTCTTTCTGATCTCGACTCTGCGGAGCGGGTAGATGAACTTGGCCTGCCTGTAGATGGCTGCGGAGAGCCTGCCAAGGATTGCTTCCTGCATAAAGGTTTCGAAGTCGGATTCTGCTGCGCGCTTTTTGACGATCTCGACCATCATTTCCCTGATGGCCTGCATCTGGCTTGAGCGTGCCCTTTTGATGGTGAAGCAGGTCGGCTTTACACGGATAACATAGCCGTCTTTGGTTTTAACATCGACATTGGCGTCGATTCTGGAAGTCTGCCTCTTAACAATTGAGCGGATATAGTCGGTTGTGAGTTCGTGGCCCATGAGGTCGGTTGTTGCAATGTCCCCTACGACGTTGTTGATCCTGAGAATGACCTTTGTGTTGTTCTTGGTCATGTCGTTGGTGAGTTCCCCCACAGTTGTTTCAACATTGCGGCCTACGAGCAGGGAAGGGTCTCCTGCCATTGTGTTTCCGACGATAGCCCTGTTTAAGTAAACCGGGGCTTCAATATTGTACCATTCCTTGGATTTCCATCCGTCAAGCTTTCTCTGTACTTTCTTTCTTGCCAAGTAATTCCTCCGAAGTATACTCGTCTTGTGTAGTTTTATTCTGCTTTGTCCTGATGCCCTCAGGCAGTTCAGGTTTTTGTCTTCCGGATGCTCAGGTGAGCCTTTCCATAATCAATGAGTGTGAAAGGTTTATTCAGGCGTTCCCGACAGCCTTATACTGCCGCAGGTTTCGCTCTTTTGCAACCCTCTCCATACAATACAAAAATCTCTGAGCCTCTTAGCGTTTCCGGACTCGGGCCCCATCCCATCTGCCGACAGCCACAGGCTCCTGATAGTCAAAAATATGACCGGAAATCGGCCAGAAATTCTCAGAAATTAGCGGATACTAACTAGTTAATGGCTCCAGTATACACACTATTTCCATATATAAAGAATTCGGTCAGAAACACGTTCTGCCCTGTTGTTCGCATTCCGGGAAAAGGAAAAAAGGAACTAAAAGGATAAAGAAGTAGTTAATTAGGCTGGAAAAAGAGTAAGATAAAGAAACCTGTAAACACAGGAAAGGAGTACTGTGGAAAATAAAGAAACACACATTGATGTTAACCAGATCCGGCTTCTTATCCTGGAAAGAAAGGATGAAATTAAAGAAAAATTCAAAGCTGAAGTCGTTGGAATTTTCGGTTCATTACCGGCCTGCCCTCAGACAATAAGATTTCCAGGCAGCAAATTACACCCTTTCCAGGCAGCAAATTACATCCCTGTCCTTATCCACTGGAAATCAGGTCTCTTTTTCAGGGACATCTTCTCCCAGTTTCTTTTTCAGTTCTTCAGATTTTGCACTGTATTCCTCCACTTCTTCATTCCGGTCGAGTTTTCTAAGCAACTTCGCATATTCCTCAAATGTCGCAATTGCATCTCCCATGTACATGGGACTTTCCGGATCTTTTCCAAGCAGTTTTGCGTTTATGGACAGGGCTTTTTCAAAGGCTTCTTTTGACTTTTCGAGTTCATCGGTTGAAAGGTAAACAATGCCGAGCTGGGTATATACGATGTTAACTTTTTCCTGGTATTCAAGATTTTCAGGATCGGACCCAAGGTGTTTGTTGAGAATCGGAAATATTGATTCATACCTTTCAATAGCCATCCCATAATTTTTCATAGACTCCTGTAAAATCCCTTCAAGGAGCTGAATTTCGTAAAGATTTTTCCAATTTTTCGGGTTTTCAGGATCGTTTTCGTACAGTTTTTCGTAGTAGTCACGGACAAGGTCCAGGTATTCTTTTGCTAAGTTGTGCTTTTTTTCACGGGCGAAGAGCGTTATCTGCATCCTGAGATTCATGGCCAGCAGGTCTTTTGTGAGGGGGTCTTCCGCTTCATATTGCAGAACCTGCCTGAAGGTTTCTACTGCTTTTGAATACTGCTGCTTTGCAAGTTCCGGTTTTTCTGCCCTTTCAAAAAAGAGCCCTAACTCACTGAAAGCAGAACCCAGAGCTTTTTTATGCTCCAAGTCCCCCGGATTTTTCCTGACCATTTCCAGGTGGAGTTCTGCAATACGCTCATGCGCCTTAATTGCGCTTTCATACTGCTTTTGCTCGATATTTAAGGACGCAAGATTTTTCAGGGTGTAAATGAGTTCTTCCCTGTAATCGGTACCTTCAGGAAACATTTTCACTACTTTTTCGTTTATAGTGAGAGCTTTTTCAAAATAATAGCGGGCGGTTTCAGGTTCAAGGTAATCGTACAGTTTTCCGATGTAATTGAAGGAATCTGCAATGCCGACTTCGTATTCGGGGTTTTCGGGATCGGACTCGAGCAGCTTTTCATAGATTTCAATTCCCTGTTCATAATACTGTTTTGCAGGCTCCGTTTCCCTTCGTCCTGCGTGGAGGTGCCCGATCTGGTCAAGGGTTGCAGCTATATTGGTTACACTCACCAGGTCCTCAGGATCTTTTTCGTGTATATTTCTGTAGATTTCGATTTCCTGCATACGGCACTCTTTTGCATGTTCGAGATCCCCGAGATCTCCAAGCAGTTCCCCAAGCTCGGTGAAGTCGTCGGAAATATCATGTTGATAGTCCAGATCCTCAGGCTTTTTCCCTGGCAGTTTTTTGAGGATTTCAAGGGCTTTTTCAGCGTATTTACCCGCCTTTTCACTCTCCCCTTCCCGATAAAGGGACCTGCTGAGGGACTGGAGGATTTCACTCTGCGTCCTGATGTTAGAAATGTCCCCTGGCTGTTTCCGAATTTTTTCTTCCAGGGCTTCGAGGGCTTTCAGGAAGGTTTCTTCAGTTTTCTCGATGTCCCCTATTTCTGAGTACAGGTCCCCGAGATCTTCATATAAGGATATGAGTCCACTGAAAGCCATGCTGTTCCCGGGTTCTTTTTTAAGGACTCTTCTATAGACTTCTTCAGCCTGCGCAAAGACCTCTTTTGCCTCCTCGGGCTTCCTGAAAACAAAGCAGTAAGTCTTAAACTCGTCAATCAATTTGTTCAGGGTATCAAACAGTTCTTCTTTTTTTGACTGCATTTCAAATATTTTTTCATAGTTCTTCAAGATCATTCGCATGATCGGAGTCTGATTTTCATACTGCTGGGCTCTCATGTAGTAGCCACGGACGTTTTCCAGCGTATTCAAATAATTTTCAATTGATTCTAAATCCTCAGGCTCCCTTGCAATCAGCTTTTCAAATGCATCAAAGGTTTTCCCGAAATATTTTTCATTTCTGGAAAGAGACTCTTTGGTTTTTGAAATATCGCCAATTTCTCCAAGCGTTCTTGCAGTAAAACCTATAGAATTGTAGACAAAGTACTGGTATCTGTTATCCTCTGAATCCTCTAAAAAGAGAGAAACAGAAAGCTCCAGAAGCCTCTCAAACTCAACCAGAGCCTCCTCCTTCCTGTTCAGGGCAAGCAGAGCCCTTCCCTTAAACAGCAGGGTCTGGCATAAGAGGTCCGGCCTATTTACTTTCTCCGAAAGCTTTTCAGCCTTTGCAAGGTTTTCGAGCGCTTTTTTGTACTGCCCCTTTTCAACCTGCAATATAGTATTATCGAAAATGCGATCTATTGAATCTACAAGCTGCCTGGACATAAGAGATAGATAGGAAAGAGAATATTATAATTTAACCCCGAATTTTCGGCTCATAAGCACGTGGTAAGGAAAAAGAGTAATGTATTAAGGGAGCTTGTGCCGGTATGAGATTTCCTTCTATATTGTCCGAGATAATCAACGGAATTTATCCCGAAAAACGATAAATGAATAGATCACATACTCAGAAGAGATCAAGAATGAACCTGACAGGTGCAGTTTTTGTAAAGGCAAACTCGTCGAAGGTAAAACCGGGTTTGTGGCAAAAGTCGGAGAGCAGATCATCGCCATTAAAGATGTTTCCGCCTATGTCTGTGAAAACTGCGGGGAAGCATACTATACTCCGGAGGTTTCAAGAAAGATCGATATAATCATGAAAAAGTTCCATGAGTCCAAGTTGCTTCTCCATCTCGTAGCTGCCGGAGAATTGAGTTTTGACGAAATAGTTGCGTGATATCAAGTTAATTCTTATTCCTGACCCTATCCGAAAAGTTGATTGAAAGCAAAGTAAAAAAGAGAAAAGAAAAGGAGAATTAAAAAATAGTTAAAAATATTCAATCTGCAGGCCAACTCCGACTTCTTTAAGCCTGCAAACCTTTGAAAGCTCAATTTTTGAGTTTAAGTCCGTACAGTGGCAGGCGTGGACGCATCCGGGGTCAAGTTTTTTAAGGTAGTCAAGGGTCCCGCGCATCCGTTCTTCTGAGGGTTCCAGAAGATGAAAGCCGCCTACTATGTCAAGGATCCTGCTGTCTCCACAGACTTCCTTTGCATATTCGGTAATATTGCAGATCCCGGAGTGGGAACAGCCCGTGATGATTACGAGCCCTGCTTCTGCCATATATACGAGTGCCGTGTCGTCCGGAAGGAGGTCGGGAATTTTGTTCCCCTCGCTGTCTCGCACATATCCGACAGCTGCCTCTGCCTCAAAAGCGAAGTTCCCGGGGATTTCCCCAAGGAAAACGAGCCTCTCGCTAAGCCAGAAGGGAGTACCTGAGAGCTGTAACCTGAAGTGTTCTGAAAGCTTTTTGGGAGTGAACAGACTCCCGATTTCCCCCATCCCTTCAATTTTTTTGCTTTCGAAGGCCAGGGGATGGGCAACGAGAACCGGCGACCTGCCGGGCAGCCTTTCTATCCCTGCTTCCGTGAATAAACGGATCAGAGGTCCGAGTCCCCAGCTGTGGTCCAGGTGCCCATGGGAGAGGACCAGGTAATCAAGGTCCAGAAGTGAAAGCCCCATTTTCCGGGCATTTGTAAGGAATATATCCGAATACCCGGTATCAAAAAGAACTCGTGCGCCCGAATACTCCAGCAGAAAAGACAAACCGGGCTCGGCAAAGAAATACCTGTCAATAAGGGTGTTATTATCAACAAGGACGGTGAGTTTCATAAAGTGTTTATTTTGCCTGCGGTCTATAATAGCATTATTACCAAATGTCCTGAAAAGCCAACCCGTGAAATCTTTACATCCTTGCCTTTTCCTTATTCAGTGCATCTATTTTTGCCTGAATCTCATCCTTCTGCTGTTTGTACCTGATTTTGATTTCTTTAACCTCTTTGTAGATAAGCATGCTTTCGTCGCTGATTCCTTTCATTGCCTCTATATGCATTACGAGTTCATCTACCCCTTCGTCAAGTCGCGGTTCTACTTCCCTCCATTCTGTATACTTAGCCTCTAATTCTTCCTTACTTTTGTCATCAAGATCAAAGATCTCATCCCAGAGGTCCATGATCTGGCTGTCTATCTCTTCTTTAGTAGGCATTATATTCTCCCCCTGTTCGTTAAATCTTTTTATAAGGGCACTCTTATTAATTTATTTCAGTAACTTTTTTCTGTCAGCTTTCAGGCCGGCTTTTTCAACCTGTGCCGGTATAATTAATAGTACTTTTATTTGTTCAAAAGATAAATTTGTTGTGGAGAAGAACCTCAAAGTCAAAGATTGCCGGTCCTGTCAAGAATTTTCCATTCCGGAGTCCTGGTTGAAGTTTTATGATTTTGAGGATTTTGTTGAGGACCGGTTTG containing:
- a CDS encoding tetratricopeptide repeat protein, which codes for MSRQLVDSIDRIFDNTILQVEKGQYKKALENLAKAEKLSEKVNRPDLLCQTLLFKGRALLALNRKEEALVEFERLLELSVSLFLEDSEDNRYQYFVYNSIGFTARTLGEIGDISKTKESLSRNEKYFGKTFDAFEKLIAREPEDLESIENYLNTLENVRGYYMRAQQYENQTPIMRMILKNYEKIFEMQSKKEELFDTLNKLIDEFKTYCFVFRKPEEAKEVFAQAEEVYRRVLKKEPGNSMAFSGLISLYEDLGDLYSEIGDIEKTEETFLKALEALEEKIRKQPGDISNIRTQSEILQSLSRSLYREGESEKAGKYAEKALEILKKLPGKKPEDLDYQHDISDDFTELGELLGDLGDLEHAKECRMQEIEIYRNIHEKDPEDLVSVTNIAATLDQIGHLHAGRRETEPAKQYYEQGIEIYEKLLESDPENPEYEVGIADSFNYIGKLYDYLEPETARYYFEKALTINEKVVKMFPEGTDYREELIYTLKNLASLNIEQKQYESAIKAHERIAELHLEMVRKNPGDLEHKKALGSAFSELGLFFERAEKPELAKQQYSKAVETFRQVLQYEAEDPLTKDLLAMNLRMQITLFAREKKHNLAKEYLDLVRDYYEKLYENDPENPKNWKNLYEIQLLEGILQESMKNYGMAIERYESIFPILNKHLGSDPENLEYQEKVNIVYTQLGIVYLSTDELEKSKEAFEKALSINAKLLGKDPESPMYMGDAIATFEEYAKLLRKLDRNEEVEEYSAKSEELKKKLGEDVPEKET
- a CDS encoding type II toxin-antitoxin system MqsA family antitoxin, coding for MKNEPDRCSFCKGKLVEGKTGFVAKVGEQIIAIKDVSAYVCENCGEAYYTPEVSRKIDIIMKKFHESKLLLHLVAAGELSFDEIVA
- a CDS encoding MBL fold metallo-hydrolase produces the protein MKLTVLVDNNTLIDRYFFAEPGLSFLLEYSGARVLFDTGYSDIFLTNARKMGLSLLDLDYLVLSHGHLDHSWGLGPLIRLFTEAGIERLPGRSPVLVAHPLAFESKKIEGMGEIGSLFTPKKLSEHFRLQLSGTPFWLSERLVFLGEIPGNFAFEAEAAVGYVRDSEGNKIPDLLPDDTALVYMAEAGLVIITGCSHSGICNITEYAKEVCGDSRILDIVGGFHLLEPSEERMRGTLDYLKKLDPGCVHACHCTDLNSKIELSKVCRLKEVGVGLQIEYF